Proteins co-encoded in one Pseudarthrobacter chlorophenolicus A6 genomic window:
- a CDS encoding dihydrodipicolinate synthase family protein: MTSLILPSHDGGTREYRLQGGTTWARPSAPLTARRAYAAAHVIPEVLADNTPGAPARLDWDATMAYRHELWSYGLGVADAMDTAQRGMGLDWAATQQLIKRTGVEAASVVAANNAATAGKSVRDLVSCGAGTDQLDIDALPAGEAGLKAVLEAYREQIAVISEAGPKVILMASRALAKVATGPEDYLNVYSTLLQEVDQPVILHWLGTMFDPALAGYWGSDDVAAATETFLGLIKDNADKVDGVKVSLLDASHEVALRAALPAGVRLYTGDDFNYPELIDGDGTHHSDALLGIFAAIYPAASVALQNYDAGNAAKAREILDSTRELGKHIFSAPTFYYKTGIAFMSWLNGKQPGFQMVGGLHSGRSVCHLATTFELADRAGLLKDPALAAFRMSDYLRINGVGV; the protein is encoded by the coding sequence ATGACGTCCCTCATCCTTCCCTCCCACGACGGCGGCACCAGGGAATACCGCCTGCAGGGCGGCACCACCTGGGCCCGTCCCTCCGCCCCCCTGACGGCGCGGCGGGCGTACGCCGCAGCCCACGTCATCCCCGAAGTCCTTGCCGACAACACCCCCGGTGCCCCGGCACGCCTGGACTGGGACGCCACGATGGCCTACCGCCACGAACTGTGGTCCTATGGCCTGGGCGTCGCCGATGCGATGGACACCGCACAGCGGGGCATGGGCCTTGACTGGGCAGCCACCCAGCAGCTCATCAAGCGCACCGGCGTCGAGGCGGCGTCCGTGGTTGCTGCGAACAACGCGGCCACCGCCGGCAAGTCCGTCCGTGACCTCGTGTCCTGCGGCGCAGGCACCGACCAGCTGGATATTGACGCCCTGCCCGCAGGCGAAGCCGGCCTCAAGGCTGTCCTCGAGGCCTACCGCGAGCAGATTGCCGTCATCAGCGAAGCCGGGCCGAAGGTCATCCTCATGGCCTCCCGCGCCCTGGCCAAGGTAGCCACGGGCCCGGAGGATTACCTGAACGTGTACTCCACCCTGTTGCAGGAAGTGGACCAGCCGGTCATCCTGCACTGGCTTGGCACCATGTTCGATCCCGCGCTGGCCGGCTACTGGGGCTCCGACGACGTCGCTGCCGCCACCGAGACCTTCCTCGGCCTCATCAAGGACAACGCGGACAAGGTGGACGGCGTCAAGGTCTCCCTGCTCGATGCAAGCCACGAGGTGGCCCTCCGGGCAGCCCTGCCTGCGGGCGTCCGCCTCTACACCGGCGATGACTTCAACTACCCCGAGCTCATCGACGGCGACGGCACGCACCACTCGGATGCGCTGCTCGGCATCTTCGCAGCCATCTACCCGGCGGCCTCGGTAGCCCTGCAGAACTACGACGCCGGCAACGCCGCGAAGGCCCGCGAGATCCTGGACTCCACCCGCGAACTGGGCAAGCACATCTTCAGCGCCCCCACCTTCTACTACAAGACGGGCATTGCATTCATGTCCTGGCTCAATGGCAAGCAGCCGGGCTTCCAGATGGTGGGCGGCCTGCATTCCGGCCGTTCCGTTTGCCACCTGGCCACGACCTTCGAACTGGCGGACCGGGCGGGCCTGCTGAAGGATCCCGCCCTCGCCGCCTTCCGGATGTCCGACTACCTGCGGATCAACGGGGTGGGAGTATGA
- a CDS encoding ROK family protein: MRLPVPASTSHGPAAPGSMGDVRRSNLSLVLGAIAGAPRGAFPTRAQVSAATGLTKASVSSMVMDLLDAGLVREVGLNARGERGRPGVGLDLNTMRAVMGMEVNVDYIAAGVMDLSGTVVFLEVRERDNRGNQPEPVLEALAVLAAKARSNAGERGVEILGGGLAVPGLVGPGGTGILSAPNLGWTDVHLDLGALLPEAPLAVALFNEANAAALAELRHRPGSDSDFLFVSGEVGVGGGLVLGGELFTGPAGHAGEVGHVVVDPGGTLCSCGGTGCLETIAGQDAITAAAGVEGAGESRSAAMRGLLGALAAGDARAIAAVERAGKYLGIALASTARVVDIGSVVLGGHFAVLDQWLRAPLLRSLSTYAPGKLAPENVVTSAVGEEGALLGAAGSVLRSLVDAPHLLQR; encoded by the coding sequence ATGAGGTTGCCTGTTCCGGCTTCGACGTCCCACGGACCGGCGGCCCCGGGGAGCATGGGGGACGTACGCAGGAGCAACCTCTCCCTGGTCCTCGGTGCCATCGCCGGTGCACCCCGGGGCGCGTTTCCCACCCGTGCCCAGGTTTCTGCCGCCACCGGCCTGACCAAGGCGTCCGTCTCAAGCATGGTGATGGATCTTCTCGACGCAGGCCTGGTGCGCGAAGTCGGACTCAACGCGCGGGGGGAGCGCGGCCGGCCCGGGGTTGGCCTGGACCTGAACACCATGCGGGCCGTGATGGGCATGGAGGTCAACGTCGACTACATAGCTGCCGGCGTGATGGACCTGTCCGGGACAGTGGTGTTCCTGGAAGTCCGGGAACGCGACAACCGGGGAAACCAGCCTGAACCCGTCCTGGAGGCGCTCGCAGTCCTGGCGGCCAAAGCGCGCAGTAACGCGGGGGAGCGGGGCGTGGAAATCCTCGGCGGGGGCCTTGCCGTGCCCGGGTTGGTGGGGCCCGGAGGGACGGGAATCCTGAGCGCTCCCAACCTGGGGTGGACCGACGTCCACCTTGACCTTGGTGCCTTGCTTCCGGAGGCGCCGCTGGCCGTGGCACTGTTCAACGAGGCCAACGCTGCGGCCTTGGCTGAACTCCGGCACAGGCCCGGCAGTGACTCCGATTTCCTGTTCGTTTCCGGGGAAGTGGGCGTTGGTGGCGGCCTGGTCCTGGGCGGCGAACTCTTTACCGGGCCGGCCGGCCACGCCGGCGAAGTGGGACACGTGGTGGTGGACCCGGGAGGAACGCTCTGCTCATGTGGTGGGACGGGCTGCCTCGAAACAATTGCCGGCCAGGACGCGATAACCGCTGCCGCGGGCGTTGAAGGTGCCGGCGAGAGCCGCTCCGCAGCCATGCGCGGCCTCCTTGGAGCGCTTGCCGCGGGGGATGCCCGGGCGATAGCCGCCGTCGAACGGGCGGGCAAGTATTTGGGAATAGCCCTTGCGTCAACTGCGCGGGTGGTGGACATCGGTTCGGTGGTGCTCGGCGGCCACTTTGCCGTCCTTGACCAATGGCTGCGTGCCCCGCTGCTGCGCAGCCTTTCCACGTATGCGCCGGGGAAGCTGGCCCCCGAAAATGTCGTCACCTCTGCCGTGGGTGAGGAGGGTGCCCTCCTTGGCGCGGCCGGAAGCGTCCTGCGCTCGCTGGTGGACGCTCCGCACCTGCTGCAGAGGTAG
- the xylA gene encoding xylose isomerase → MTLSPTTADKFTFGLWTVGWTGADPFGVATRAALDPVEAVHKLSELGAYGITFHDNDLVPFDAPASERELILKNFRAALADTGLKVPMVTTNLFSHPVFKDGGFTSNDRSVRRFALSKVLRNIDLAAELGAETFVMWGGREGSEYDGSKDLAAALDRMKEGVDTAAGYIKDKGYNLRIALEPKPNEPRGDIFLPTVGHGLAFIAQLEHGDIVGLNPETGHEQMAGLNFTHGIAQALWAGKLFHIDLNGQRGIKYDQDLVFGHGDLTSAFFTVDLLENGFPGGGPKYDGPRHFDYKPSRTDGYDGVWESAKANMAMYLLLKERALAFRADPEVQEALAASGVFELGEPTLNAGETTADLLADAASFEDFDADKAAERSFAFVRLNQLAIEHLLNAR, encoded by the coding sequence ATGACTCTCTCCCCCACCACTGCCGACAAGTTCACCTTTGGCCTCTGGACGGTGGGCTGGACCGGCGCGGACCCGTTCGGTGTAGCCACCCGCGCGGCGCTTGACCCGGTGGAAGCCGTCCATAAACTCAGCGAACTGGGCGCCTACGGCATCACTTTCCACGACAACGACCTGGTTCCCTTCGATGCCCCCGCCTCCGAGCGCGAACTGATCCTCAAGAACTTCCGCGCAGCCCTGGCAGACACCGGGCTCAAGGTGCCGATGGTCACCACCAACCTCTTCAGCCACCCGGTCTTCAAGGACGGCGGCTTCACCTCCAACGACCGCTCCGTGCGCCGGTTCGCCCTGTCCAAGGTGCTCCGCAACATCGACCTCGCCGCAGAACTCGGCGCCGAAACCTTCGTCATGTGGGGCGGCCGCGAAGGCAGCGAATACGACGGCTCCAAAGACCTCGCTGCAGCGCTGGACCGCATGAAGGAAGGCGTGGACACCGCCGCCGGCTACATCAAGGACAAGGGCTACAACCTGCGCATCGCCCTCGAGCCCAAGCCCAACGAACCCCGCGGTGACATCTTCCTGCCCACCGTCGGACACGGCCTGGCATTCATCGCCCAGCTCGAACACGGCGACATCGTGGGCCTGAACCCCGAAACCGGCCACGAACAAATGGCCGGACTGAACTTCACCCACGGCATCGCCCAGGCACTCTGGGCAGGCAAGCTGTTCCACATCGACCTCAACGGGCAGCGCGGCATCAAGTACGACCAGGACCTCGTCTTCGGCCACGGCGACCTCACCAGCGCCTTCTTCACCGTCGACCTCCTCGAAAACGGCTTCCCGGGAGGCGGACCGAAGTACGACGGCCCCCGCCACTTCGACTACAAGCCCTCCCGCACCGACGGCTACGACGGCGTCTGGGAATCCGCCAAGGCCAACATGGCCATGTACCTGCTGCTGAAGGAACGGGCACTGGCCTTCCGCGCCGACCCCGAAGTCCAGGAAGCCCTGGCAGCGTCAGGCGTCTTCGAACTCGGCGAACCCACCCTCAACGCCGGCGAAACCACCGCCGACCTGCTCGCGGACGCCGCATCCTTTGAAGACTTCGACGCCGACAAGGCCGCCGAACGCTCCTTCGCCTTCGTCCGGCTCAACCAGCTCGCCATCGAACACCTCCTCAACGCCCGCTGA
- a CDS encoding single-stranded DNA-binding protein, with protein MKDLMTIRGFVATDVTSSTTGRGTAKASFRVGVTSRRFDESAKAWVDEHTNWFTVHGYRQLAGTIGCSIRKGQPVIVVGKLRLSTWEKDGRVYHSTVIYADAVGHDLSLGSANFTRTSSRPSLSLVEPPAIPDDPQSAMGPSQDEPEDHDFDHPDDEAQQAVVIEDSNGDLASLDLETGELAEV; from the coding sequence ATGAAAGACCTAATGACCATCCGGGGCTTCGTTGCAACGGATGTAACGAGTTCCACCACCGGGCGCGGCACCGCGAAAGCATCCTTCCGTGTGGGGGTTACCTCGCGCCGCTTCGACGAGTCCGCCAAGGCCTGGGTGGATGAGCACACCAACTGGTTTACCGTCCATGGGTACCGCCAACTTGCGGGGACCATCGGGTGCAGCATCAGGAAGGGCCAGCCGGTCATCGTGGTCGGGAAACTGAGGCTCAGCACCTGGGAGAAGGACGGGCGTGTCTACCATTCGACAGTTATCTACGCCGATGCTGTGGGCCACGACCTTTCCCTCGGCTCGGCAAACTTCACCCGGACGTCGTCCAGGCCCTCGCTGTCCCTGGTGGAGCCACCCGCCATTCCCGACGACCCCCAGTCAGCCATGGGCCCGTCCCAGGACGAGCCGGAAGACCACGACTTCGACCATCCCGACGACGAAGCCCAGCAGGCCGTTGTCATTGAGGACAGTAACGGCGACCTCGCTTCCCTCGACCTCGAAACGGGGGAACTCGCCGAAGTCTAA
- the ettA gene encoding energy-dependent translational throttle protein EttA produces the protein MAEFIYTMTKARKAVGEKLILDDVSMSFFPGAKIGVVGPNGAGKSTILKIMAGLDTPSNGEARLSPGYTVGILLQEPPLNEEKTVLGNVQEGVGEIYGKIQRFNEISEEMASPDADYDTLLEEMGKLQEAIDAADAWDLDSQLEQAMDALRCPPADADVTNLSGGERRRVALCKLLLQKPDLLLLDEPTNHLDAESVLWLEQHLSSYPGAVLAVTHDRYFLDHVAEWIAEVDRGHLYPYEGNYSTYLEKKRARLEVQGKKDAKQAKRLSEELEWVRSNAKGRQTKSKARLARYEEMAAEADRTRKLDFEEIQIPPGPRLGGVVLEAKNLQKGFEDRTLIDGLSFTLPRNGIVGVIGPNGVGKTTLFKTIVGLEPLDGGDLKIGESVKISYADQSRGGIDPNKTLWEVVSDGLDFIQVGNVEMPSRAYVAAFGFKGPDQQKKAGVLSGGERNRLNLALTLKQGGNLLLLDEPTNDLDVETLSSLENALLEFPGCAVVVSHDRWFLDRVATHILAYEGDEENPSKWYWFEGNFESYEENKVERLGPDAAKPHRVTHRRLTRD, from the coding sequence ATGGCGGAATTTATCTACACAATGACCAAGGCCCGCAAAGCCGTTGGCGAAAAACTCATCCTTGATGACGTAAGCATGTCTTTTTTCCCGGGTGCCAAGATCGGCGTGGTGGGTCCGAACGGTGCCGGTAAGTCCACCATCCTGAAGATCATGGCCGGGCTGGACACCCCGTCGAACGGTGAGGCCCGGCTGAGCCCCGGCTACACCGTGGGCATCCTGCTCCAGGAACCGCCCCTGAACGAGGAGAAGACCGTCCTGGGTAACGTCCAGGAAGGCGTCGGCGAGATCTACGGCAAGATCCAGCGCTTCAACGAAATCTCCGAGGAAATGGCCAGCCCCGACGCTGACTACGACACCCTTCTCGAAGAGATGGGCAAGCTCCAGGAAGCCATTGACGCCGCTGATGCCTGGGACCTCGACTCCCAGCTGGAGCAGGCCATGGATGCCCTCCGCTGCCCGCCGGCCGATGCCGATGTCACCAACCTCTCCGGTGGTGAACGCCGCCGCGTAGCGCTGTGCAAGCTCCTGCTGCAGAAGCCGGACCTGCTGCTGCTCGACGAGCCCACCAACCACCTCGACGCCGAAAGCGTGCTGTGGCTCGAACAGCACCTTTCCAGCTACCCGGGCGCAGTGCTGGCCGTCACCCACGACCGGTACTTCCTGGACCACGTGGCCGAATGGATCGCCGAGGTTGACCGCGGCCACCTGTACCCGTACGAGGGCAACTACTCCACGTACCTCGAGAAGAAGCGTGCCCGCCTGGAAGTGCAGGGCAAGAAGGACGCCAAGCAGGCCAAGCGCCTCTCCGAGGAACTCGAGTGGGTCCGCTCCAACGCCAAGGGCCGCCAGACCAAGTCAAAGGCCCGCCTGGCACGTTACGAGGAGATGGCTGCCGAAGCCGACCGTACCCGCAAGCTGGACTTCGAAGAGATCCAGATCCCGCCGGGACCGCGCCTGGGTGGCGTCGTCCTGGAAGCCAAGAACCTCCAGAAGGGCTTCGAGGACCGGACGCTCATCGACGGACTGTCCTTCACCCTGCCGCGCAACGGCATCGTTGGCGTCATCGGCCCCAACGGCGTCGGCAAGACCACCCTGTTCAAGACCATCGTGGGCCTTGAACCGCTCGACGGCGGCGACCTGAAGATCGGCGAATCCGTCAAGATCTCCTACGCTGACCAGAGCCGTGGTGGCATCGACCCCAACAAGACGCTGTGGGAGGTCGTTTCCGACGGGCTCGACTTCATCCAGGTGGGCAACGTCGAAATGCCGTCCCGCGCCTACGTTGCCGCATTCGGCTTCAAGGGACCGGACCAGCAGAAGAAGGCCGGCGTGCTTTCCGGTGGTGAGCGCAACCGGCTGAACCTGGCGCTGACCCTCAAGCAGGGCGGCAACCTGCTGCTCCTCGACGAACCCACCAACGACCTCGACGTGGAAACGCTGAGCAGCCTGGAGAACGCGCTGCTCGAATTCCCCGGCTGCGCCGTGGTGGTCTCGCACGACCGCTGGTTCCTGGACCGGGTGGCCACCCACATCCTGGCCTACGAAGGCGATGAGGAAAACCCGTCGAAGTGGTACTGGTTCGAGGGTAACTTCGAATCCTACGAGGAGAACAAGGTGGAGCGCCTCGGCCCCGACGCCGCCAAGCCCCACCGCGTGACCCACCGCCGCCTGACCCGCGACTAA
- a CDS encoding acyl-CoA thioesterase, with protein MTEAEAGILALPGGDPTSSLIKLLDLGELEGARTDEDIFLGPSQQQPHHRVFGGQVLAQSLVAATRTVEEDRAVHSMHGYFLRPGDANKPITFGVQRLRDGRSFSARRVHAYQEGTPILSMIASFQTEDEGIEHESAMPAGIPDPESLPTTADLLGKFDHPVARHWAYERPFDIRHVNPPLYVSAAGGKEATNAVWMKTFGPMPDNPNLHRAALAYASDYTLLESILRRHGLSWITPGMNVASLDHAMWWHRPARVDEWLLYIQESPSAQSARGLATGKIFNRAGQHVASVAQEGMVRVPSDLKSKVAGAVQSKVLEHQLRKAGRA; from the coding sequence ATGACTGAAGCCGAAGCCGGAATCCTGGCTCTTCCCGGCGGCGACCCCACGTCGTCGCTCATCAAACTCCTGGACCTGGGCGAACTGGAAGGCGCGCGGACTGACGAGGATATCTTCCTTGGCCCGTCCCAGCAGCAGCCGCACCACCGGGTGTTCGGCGGCCAGGTGCTGGCACAGTCGCTCGTAGCGGCCACGAGGACGGTGGAGGAGGACCGCGCTGTCCACTCGATGCACGGGTACTTCCTCCGGCCCGGTGACGCCAACAAGCCCATCACCTTCGGGGTCCAGCGGCTCCGGGATGGCCGGTCCTTCTCCGCCCGGCGGGTCCACGCGTACCAGGAAGGCACGCCCATCCTCTCGATGATCGCGTCCTTCCAGACTGAGGATGAAGGCATCGAGCACGAATCTGCGATGCCGGCCGGGATCCCCGACCCCGAGAGCCTCCCCACCACGGCAGACCTGCTGGGGAAGTTCGACCACCCCGTGGCACGGCACTGGGCCTATGAGCGGCCGTTCGACATCCGGCACGTCAACCCCCCGCTGTATGTTTCGGCGGCGGGCGGGAAGGAGGCCACCAACGCCGTCTGGATGAAGACCTTCGGCCCCATGCCGGACAACCCGAACCTGCACCGTGCTGCCCTTGCCTACGCCAGCGACTACACGCTCCTGGAATCAATCCTGAGGCGCCACGGCCTCAGCTGGATCACGCCTGGCATGAACGTGGCCAGCCTCGACCACGCCATGTGGTGGCACCGCCCGGCCCGCGTGGACGAGTGGCTGCTCTACATCCAGGAGTCACCGAGTGCGCAGTCGGCCCGGGGCCTGGCGACAGGAAAAATCTTCAACCGGGCCGGACAGCACGTTGCCTCCGTTGCCCAGGAGGGCATGGTCCGCGTGCCCTCTGACCTGAAAAGCAAAGTGGCAGGGGCCGTCCAGTCCAAGGTGCTGGAGCACCAGCTCCGCAAGGCCGGCCGGGCGTAG
- a CDS encoding Gfo/Idh/MocA family protein, giving the protein MGFETKTIRIAMNGITGRMGYRQHLLRSILPIRDAGGFTLEDGTRVQVEPILVGRNEAKIRELAEKHKVAEWTTDLDSVINDPTVDVIFDASMTSLRAATLKKAMLAGKHIFTEKPTAETLEEAIELARIGKEAGVTAGVVHDKLYLPGLVKLRRLVDEGFFGRILSIRGEFGYWVFEGDVQAAQRPSWNYRKEDGGGMTTDMFCHWNYVLEGIIGKVKSVSAKTATHIPARWDEAGKEYKATADDASYGIFELETPAGDAVVGQINSSWAVRVYRDELVEFQIDGTHGSAVAGLNKCVAQQRAHTPKPVWNPDLPVTESFRDQWQEVPANAELDNGFKLQWEEFLRDVVAGREHRFGLLSAARGVQLAELGLQSNDERRTIDIPEITL; this is encoded by the coding sequence ATGGGCTTCGAAACAAAGACGATCCGCATCGCCATGAACGGCATTACCGGCCGCATGGGATACCGCCAGCACCTGCTGCGTTCCATCCTGCCGATCCGCGACGCCGGCGGCTTCACCCTGGAGGACGGCACCCGCGTGCAGGTTGAGCCCATCCTGGTGGGGCGCAACGAAGCGAAGATCCGTGAACTGGCGGAAAAGCACAAGGTCGCCGAATGGACCACAGACCTGGACTCGGTCATCAACGATCCCACGGTTGACGTGATCTTCGACGCCTCCATGACCAGCCTGCGTGCCGCCACCCTGAAGAAGGCCATGCTGGCCGGCAAGCACATCTTCACCGAGAAGCCCACCGCGGAAACCCTGGAAGAAGCCATCGAACTGGCCCGCATAGGCAAGGAAGCCGGCGTCACCGCCGGAGTAGTCCACGACAAGCTGTACCTCCCGGGGCTGGTCAAGCTCCGCCGCCTGGTGGACGAAGGCTTCTTTGGCCGCATCCTCTCCATTCGCGGCGAGTTCGGTTACTGGGTTTTTGAAGGCGACGTACAGGCCGCCCAGCGCCCGTCCTGGAACTACCGCAAGGAAGACGGCGGCGGAATGACCACGGACATGTTCTGCCACTGGAACTATGTCCTCGAAGGCATTATTGGCAAGGTCAAGAGCGTCAGCGCCAAGACGGCCACGCACATCCCCGCCCGCTGGGACGAGGCCGGCAAGGAATACAAGGCAACGGCCGACGACGCCTCTTACGGCATCTTCGAGCTTGAGACCCCCGCGGGAGACGCAGTGGTGGGCCAGATCAACTCGTCCTGGGCCGTCCGCGTCTACCGCGACGAGCTCGTGGAATTCCAGATCGACGGCACCCACGGGTCCGCTGTTGCAGGGCTCAACAAGTGCGTAGCCCAGCAGCGCGCACACACCCCCAAGCCCGTCTGGAACCCGGACCTGCCCGTCACCGAATCCTTCCGCGACCAGTGGCAGGAAGTTCCCGCAAACGCCGAACTCGACAACGGCTTCAAGCTGCAGTGGGAAGAATTCCTCCGCGACGTCGTCGCCGGCCGCGAACACCGTTTCGGCCTGCTCTCCGCCGCCCGTGGAGTCCAGCTGGCCGAGCTGGGCCTGCAGTCCAACGACGAACGCCGCACCATCGACATCCCGGAGATCACGCTCTAA
- a CDS encoding sugar phosphate isomerase/epimerase family protein, with the protein MNDFSRLAINSATTKKWTLAQVVEGCVNAGIPSIGPWRDRVEEAGLDKAARLIKDAGLRVSSLCRGGFLTAADAEGQAAALADNRAAILEAVALDTRELFLVVGGLAPGEKDVVAARQRVADRLADLAPFAAENGVRLVLEPLHPMYAADRALVSTLGQALDLAAPFDAATVGVAVDTFHVWWDPELKGQIERAGRENRIASYQVCDFNMPIAADPLLSRGYMGDGVVDFATIGTWVRDAGYTGDIEVEIFNQEIWDTDGNTVLSTVKERYTELVLPFA; encoded by the coding sequence ATGAACGACTTCTCAAGGTTGGCCATCAACAGCGCCACCACCAAGAAGTGGACGCTGGCCCAGGTAGTGGAGGGTTGCGTCAACGCCGGCATTCCCTCCATTGGCCCGTGGCGGGACCGCGTGGAGGAGGCCGGCCTGGACAAGGCTGCCCGCCTGATCAAGGATGCCGGACTGCGCGTCTCCTCGCTGTGCCGCGGCGGTTTCCTGACCGCGGCCGACGCCGAAGGGCAGGCTGCTGCGCTCGCCGACAACCGCGCAGCAATCCTGGAGGCCGTGGCCCTGGACACCAGGGAACTGTTCCTGGTGGTTGGCGGCCTGGCGCCGGGGGAGAAGGACGTCGTGGCGGCCCGGCAGCGAGTGGCGGACCGGCTGGCGGACCTTGCTCCCTTCGCCGCGGAAAACGGGGTGCGGCTGGTGCTGGAACCGCTGCACCCGATGTACGCCGCGGACCGCGCACTCGTCTCCACCCTTGGCCAGGCGCTGGACCTCGCGGCGCCCTTCGATGCGGCGACGGTCGGCGTCGCAGTCGACACCTTCCATGTCTGGTGGGACCCGGAACTGAAGGGGCAGATCGAGCGCGCCGGCCGCGAAAACCGCATCGCGTCCTACCAGGTGTGCGACTTCAACATGCCCATTGCCGCTGATCCGCTGCTCTCCCGCGGATACATGGGCGACGGCGTGGTGGACTTCGCCACCATCGGCACCTGGGTGCGCGACGCCGGCTACACCGGCGACATTGAAGTCGAAATCTTCAACCAGGAGATCTGGGACACCGACGGCAACACCGTCCTGTCCACGGTCAAGGAGCGCTACACGGAGCTTGTCCTCCCGTTCGCGTGA
- a CDS encoding DUF6993 domain-containing protein, with the protein MDQQAQSQQSESQPAPEQQAASAPPSASSEVAATQNAQAPATTSDADKAATEAMKGTVTQSLTGLAAGTPKPATAQVTEVLTAAGIAPAALQVSQSRTPTGLEADAIEAAVLQGKDCVIGQVREGSVTVTVLPVLASGKCFVGS; encoded by the coding sequence ATGGACCAGCAGGCACAGAGCCAGCAGTCAGAGAGCCAGCCGGCTCCGGAACAGCAGGCAGCAAGCGCCCCGCCATCCGCCTCGTCGGAGGTAGCGGCCACGCAAAACGCTCAGGCGCCGGCCACCACGTCCGATGCGGACAAGGCCGCCACCGAAGCGATGAAAGGCACCGTTACCCAAAGCCTCACCGGGTTGGCCGCGGGCACGCCAAAACCCGCCACGGCGCAGGTCACGGAGGTGCTCACTGCGGCGGGTATCGCCCCGGCAGCGCTTCAGGTATCGCAAAGCCGGACACCCACAGGGCTGGAGGCGGATGCCATCGAGGCCGCCGTTCTGCAGGGGAAGGATTGCGTGATCGGCCAGGTCCGCGAAGGGTCCGTCACTGTTACGGTCCTCCCCGTCCTCGCGAGCGGCAAGTGCTTCGTGGGGTCATGA
- the xylB gene encoding xylulokinase, with amino-acid sequence MALVAGIDSSTQSCKVIIRDAGTGVLVRQGRAPHPEGTEVHPDVWWDALQDAIAQAGGLDDVAAVSVAGQQHGMVCLDADGAVVRPALLWNDTRSAGAAAQLIDKAGNGDAAAGARFWAQATGTVPVASLTLTKLHWLRDNEPENAARVAAVCLPHDWLSWRLAGYGPGSGTAGLDALVTDRSDASGTGYFSTAEGKYLPHLVAASLGHAPALPRVLGPLEAAGRTPAGSLLAAGAGDNAAAALGAGAGLGDVVMSLGTSGTVFAVSGTPAADETGLVAGFADAAGHYLPLVCTLNAARVFDATTELLGVDLAEFNRLAMSAQPGAGGLTLVPYFDGERTPNLPDATGSLHGITRANYTPANLARAAVEGVVCSLADGLAALLQQGVEAKRIVLVGGGAQAEAVQDAAARLLGVDVVVPQPGEYVADGAARQAAAALTGTFPEWLRAAVEHPAQKDDGGVLGRYRDLASRYA; translated from the coding sequence ATGGCACTTGTCGCGGGCATCGACAGTTCCACGCAGTCCTGCAAGGTGATCATCCGCGATGCAGGCACCGGCGTTTTGGTGCGGCAGGGCCGCGCCCCACACCCCGAGGGCACCGAGGTGCACCCTGATGTGTGGTGGGACGCGCTGCAGGACGCTATCGCCCAGGCCGGTGGCCTCGACGACGTCGCCGCTGTCTCCGTTGCCGGCCAGCAGCACGGCATGGTCTGCCTTGATGCCGACGGCGCCGTGGTCCGCCCCGCCCTGCTGTGGAACGACACACGGAGCGCCGGTGCCGCCGCGCAGCTCATCGACAAGGCGGGCAACGGCGATGCTGCCGCCGGCGCCCGCTTTTGGGCACAGGCCACCGGGACAGTCCCGGTGGCGTCGCTGACGCTGACCAAGCTGCACTGGCTCAGGGACAACGAACCGGAAAACGCAGCCAGGGTTGCCGCTGTCTGCCTCCCGCACGACTGGCTGTCCTGGCGCCTGGCCGGGTACGGCCCGGGGAGCGGCACGGCAGGGCTTGATGCGCTGGTCACGGACCGCTCGGACGCTTCGGGTACCGGATACTTCTCGACGGCGGAGGGAAAGTACCTGCCCCACCTCGTGGCCGCATCGCTCGGCCACGCACCAGCACTGCCGCGGGTCCTTGGCCCCTTGGAGGCAGCGGGCCGGACGCCGGCCGGAAGCCTGCTCGCAGCGGGCGCAGGCGACAACGCGGCAGCCGCACTCGGCGCTGGCGCAGGACTGGGCGATGTGGTGATGTCCTTGGGCACTTCCGGCACGGTCTTCGCGGTTTCAGGGACTCCGGCGGCGGATGAAACCGGTCTGGTGGCCGGTTTCGCGGATGCGGCGGGACACTACCTGCCCCTCGTGTGCACGCTGAACGCCGCCCGGGTCTTCGATGCAACGACGGAACTGCTGGGAGTGGACCTTGCCGAATTCAACAGGCTCGCCATGTCAGCGCAACCTGGTGCCGGCGGCCTGACCCTGGTGCCTTACTTCGACGGTGAACGTACCCCCAACCTGCCGGATGCCACCGGTTCCCTGCACGGCATCACTCGGGCAAACTACACACCGGCCAACCTGGCGCGCGCCGCCGTCGAAGGCGTGGTGTGCTCCCTGGCTGACGGGCTGGCCGCACTCCTGCAACAGGGCGTGGAGGCGAAGCGCATCGTGCTGGTGGGCGGCGGCGCGCAGGCGGAAGCCGTCCAGGATGCCGCGGCCCGGCTGTTGGGGGTGGACGTCGTGGTGCCGCAGCCCGGCGAGTACGTAGCCGACGGCGCCGCCCGCCAGGCCGCCGCCGCACTCACCGGAACCTTCCCGGAGTGGTTACGCGCCGCCGTCGAACATCCCGCGCAAAAGGACGACGGCGGAGTGCTGGGAAGGTACCGGGACCTCGCCTCCCGCTACGCCTAA